One region of Microbacterium rhizosphaerae genomic DNA includes:
- a CDS encoding amidohydrolase, with protein sequence MSTLIHYRGGAIFTSDTQPWAESIVVEDGRIAYVGDTATADALPVDEVVELDGAVMLPGIVDAHTHLVGMGESLTQIDLQDAEDLADIQGRLRDAAASAPGTERMIGRSWLFSALDGRPPHRDMIDAVVSDRPVYLNANDSHSAWVNSAALAELGIDDDTPDPLGGTIERDAAGHATGMLRETAALGLMRDRLDELVSDAAREDALRAAFDRYLAAGVTAAVDMALGEPELRALVAVQTSRGGSLPMRVAAHWVVDRTGTPEGDLAGVARAIELAAEHAGPWLRVTGIKLFVDGVIDSCTAAMRAPFADGSHPEALWDLPSLSAVVTAADAAGLQVAMHAIGDAASALALDALDAAVAANGPRADRRHRIEHLETVDAATPTRLARLGVIASVQPVHSDPAIQENWRAMLGDARVERGFPWGELADAGATLALGTDAPTAPYDPLANLYIAATRKSAFDRSLPPNIPRHAMAIADAVRRATRDAAYAARWDGELGVLRRGAAADFFVIDVDPFRDGADVLLDSAVRFTVLAGEVVHSAAALRA encoded by the coding sequence GTGAGCACCCTGATCCACTACCGCGGCGGTGCGATCTTCACCTCCGACACCCAGCCCTGGGCCGAGTCGATCGTGGTCGAGGACGGGCGCATCGCGTACGTCGGCGACACCGCCACCGCGGACGCGCTTCCCGTCGACGAGGTCGTCGAGCTCGACGGCGCGGTCATGCTGCCCGGCATCGTCGACGCGCACACGCACCTCGTCGGCATGGGCGAGTCGCTCACGCAGATCGACCTGCAGGATGCCGAGGATCTCGCGGACATCCAGGGCCGGCTGCGGGATGCCGCGGCATCCGCCCCCGGCACCGAGCGCATGATCGGCCGCAGCTGGCTGTTCTCCGCCCTCGACGGACGCCCTCCCCACCGCGACATGATCGACGCCGTCGTCTCGGATCGCCCGGTCTACCTGAACGCGAACGACAGCCACTCCGCGTGGGTCAACAGCGCCGCGCTGGCCGAGCTCGGCATCGACGACGACACGCCCGACCCGCTCGGCGGGACGATCGAGCGGGATGCCGCGGGCCACGCCACCGGGATGCTGCGGGAGACCGCGGCCCTCGGGCTCATGCGCGACCGACTGGACGAGCTCGTGTCGGACGCCGCGCGCGAGGACGCCCTTCGCGCCGCGTTCGACCGCTACCTGGCTGCAGGTGTCACGGCGGCCGTCGACATGGCGCTCGGCGAGCCCGAGCTGCGGGCGCTCGTCGCCGTGCAGACCTCTCGCGGCGGAAGCCTCCCGATGCGCGTCGCGGCGCACTGGGTCGTGGACCGCACGGGAACGCCCGAGGGCGACCTCGCCGGAGTCGCCCGCGCGATCGAACTCGCCGCGGAGCACGCCGGCCCGTGGCTGCGGGTCACCGGCATCAAGCTCTTCGTGGACGGCGTGATCGACAGCTGCACCGCGGCGATGCGCGCACCGTTCGCGGACGGCTCGCATCCGGAGGCGCTGTGGGACCTCCCCTCGCTGTCGGCCGTCGTGACCGCCGCGGATGCCGCGGGCCTGCAGGTCGCGATGCACGCCATCGGGGACGCGGCATCCGCCCTCGCCCTCGACGCCCTCGACGCGGCTGTCGCCGCCAACGGACCGCGCGCGGACCGCCGTCACCGCATCGAGCACCTCGAGACGGTGGATGCCGCCACCCCGACGCGGCTCGCACGCCTCGGCGTCATCGCCTCGGTGCAGCCGGTGCACAGCGACCCCGCGATCCAGGAGAACTGGCGCGCGATGCTCGGGGACGCCCGGGTCGAGCGCGGATTCCCGTGGGGCGAGCTCGCGGATGCCGGCGCCACCCTGGCGCTCGGCACCGACGCCCCCACGGCTCCGTACGACCCGCTGGCGAACCTGTACATCGCCGCGACGCGGAAGTCGGCGTTCGACCGGTCGCTGCCGCCGAACATCCCGCGCCATGCGATGGCGATCGCGGATGCGGTGCGTCGCGCGACCCGCGATGCGGCCTATGCCGCCCGCTGGGACGGCGAGCTGGGCGTGCTGCGCCGCGGAGCTGCGGCCGACTTCTTCGTGATCGACGTCGACCCCTTCCGCGACGGCGCCGACGTGCTGCTGGACTCGGCCGTGCGGTTCACGGTGCTGGCCGGTGAGGTCGTGCACTCGGCTGCCGCCCTGCGGGCCTGA
- a CDS encoding PucR family transcriptional regulator, translated as MDDRREDASIRTDRPNAAAADASLPTVREVLALPEVVDGLPEIVVGGAALDARVRWVHVSDSAGVARLLNGGELLLSTGSGWPADPAALRAFIADLVAAGLSGLVLELGTHYRYLPAVVGEAAREHDLALATLHREVKFVAVTEAVHNRIISEQTAALRARDEVRERFTALALRGAPADYVVHQLAQTLGAPVVLENLAHEVIAVDMPPSLEEELLTGWEYRSRSAHRDPGDWLVVPVEARGTRWGHLLLLPGPPHPAGRRGVLEQGAIALALGRIADGDSDEWARLGRRRLVDALLAGRFAGAGAAAARLEAAGLPVTGARLYGLVLSGAPISSEAVDAAARGLRGRALTGSAPAGVPAPAAAVLLSLPVGVEFDDRTARAFARAAAGDGADRTVLSVGASASGLDEALASLQEAIDLAAGGGWREARGLRVRRGDDRPLVRLLTALRDDHRLLDHGERMLSPLIDYDLARDGDLLDVLGAMLAHPGNRTAAASASHLSRSVFYQRIALIEDLLGTDLDDGETQAALHVALLVRRAARR; from the coding sequence ATGGATGATCGTCGCGAAGATGCGTCGATCCGAACGGATCGTCCGAACGCGGCCGCAGCCGACGCGAGCCTTCCCACGGTCCGTGAGGTGCTCGCCCTGCCGGAGGTGGTCGACGGGCTGCCCGAGATCGTCGTCGGAGGGGCGGCGCTGGACGCGCGCGTGCGGTGGGTGCACGTGTCCGACAGCGCCGGCGTCGCTCGACTGCTCAACGGCGGCGAGCTGCTGCTGTCGACGGGCAGCGGCTGGCCCGCCGACCCCGCCGCGCTCCGCGCATTCATCGCAGACCTCGTCGCGGCCGGACTGTCGGGGCTCGTCCTCGAGCTCGGAACGCACTACCGCTACCTACCCGCCGTCGTGGGCGAGGCGGCGCGCGAGCACGACCTGGCGCTGGCCACCCTCCACCGCGAGGTGAAGTTCGTCGCCGTGACCGAGGCGGTGCACAACCGCATCATCTCGGAGCAGACCGCGGCGCTGCGCGCGCGTGACGAGGTGCGGGAGCGGTTCACGGCGCTCGCCCTGCGCGGTGCGCCGGCGGACTACGTCGTGCATCAGCTCGCGCAGACCCTCGGTGCACCCGTCGTGCTCGAGAACCTCGCGCACGAGGTGATCGCCGTGGACATGCCTCCGTCCCTCGAGGAGGAGCTGCTGACGGGATGGGAGTATCGCTCCCGCTCCGCGCACCGCGACCCGGGGGACTGGCTCGTGGTTCCCGTCGAGGCGCGCGGCACGCGCTGGGGTCACCTGCTGCTGCTCCCCGGGCCGCCGCATCCCGCTGGCCGCCGTGGCGTGCTCGAGCAGGGGGCCATCGCCCTCGCCCTGGGACGTATCGCCGACGGCGACTCCGACGAGTGGGCCCGGCTCGGCCGCCGCCGGCTCGTCGACGCCCTCCTGGCGGGCCGCTTCGCCGGCGCCGGCGCTGCGGCCGCCCGCCTCGAGGCCGCGGGACTGCCCGTGACCGGTGCACGCCTGTACGGTCTCGTGCTCTCGGGTGCGCCGATCTCGTCGGAGGCGGTGGATGCCGCGGCCCGCGGCCTGCGCGGACGAGCCTTGACCGGCTCGGCGCCCGCGGGGGTTCCGGCTCCGGCGGCGGCCGTGCTGCTGTCCCTTCCGGTCGGTGTCGAGTTCGACGACCGGACGGCTCGCGCGTTCGCGCGCGCCGCGGCAGGCGACGGCGCCGATCGCACCGTGCTGTCGGTCGGGGCGTCGGCATCCGGTCTCGACGAGGCGCTCGCGTCGCTGCAGGAGGCGATCGACCTCGCCGCCGGAGGCGGCTGGCGCGAGGCGCGCGGACTCCGGGTGCGGCGCGGCGACGACCGGCCGCTCGTGCGCCTGCTCACCGCGCTGCGTGACGATCATCGGCTGCTCGACCACGGCGAGCGGATGCTCTCGCCGCTCATCGACTACGACCTCGCACGCGACGGCGATCTGCTGGATGTGCTGGGCGCGATGCTCGCGCATCCGGGCAACCGCACGGCCGCCGCATCCGCCTCGCATCTCTCGCGCTCGGTCTTCTACCAGCGCATCGCCCTGATCGAGGATCTGCTCGGCACCGATCTCGACGACGGCGAGACCCAGGCGGCCCTGCACGTCGCGCTGCTCGTGCGGAGGGCCGCACGCCGGTAG
- a CDS encoding CoA-acylating methylmalonate-semialdehyde dehydrogenase, with protein MSITETSPAAAAEASIPHIGHWIDGAVVASTSGRTAPVYNPATGAVAAEVALADDAEIATAIASAVRGFEVWSQYSIAKRQSVLFAFRELLNARRGELAAIITSEHGKVLSDAAGEIARGLEVVELATGFPHLIKGAYSENASTGIDVYSLKQPLGVVGVISPFNFPAMVPMWFFAIAIAAGNAVVLKPSEKDPSAALWMAKLWQEAGLPDGVFTVLQGDKQAVDGLLTSPDVQSISFVGSTPIAQYIYETASKHGKRVQALGGAKNHMLVLPDADLDLAADMAVNAGYGAAGERCMAISVVLAVEPVADELIAKVQERIAKLRIGNGAGDAQGEPDMGPLITGVHRDKVSSYVDIAEADGATIVVDGRNFSVDGLEDGFFFGPTLLDNVPTTSRAYTEEIFGPVLSVVRIESFQEGVDLINSGQFGNGTAIFTNDGGAARRFQNEIQVGMIGINVPIPVPVAYHSFGGWKQSLFGDAKAYGVHGFDFFTREKAITSRWLDPATRHYTENRGINLGFPQNN; from the coding sequence ATGAGCATCACTGAGACTTCGCCGGCCGCTGCGGCCGAAGCATCCATCCCGCACATCGGCCATTGGATCGACGGCGCCGTCGTGGCGTCGACGTCGGGCCGGACCGCGCCCGTGTACAACCCGGCGACCGGCGCGGTCGCCGCCGAGGTCGCGCTGGCGGATGACGCGGAGATCGCGACGGCGATCGCCTCCGCCGTTCGCGGCTTCGAGGTGTGGTCGCAGTACTCGATCGCGAAGCGGCAGTCGGTGCTGTTCGCGTTCCGCGAGCTGCTGAACGCGCGCAGGGGCGAGCTGGCCGCGATCATCACGTCCGAGCACGGCAAGGTCCTCTCGGACGCCGCGGGCGAGATCGCGCGGGGCCTGGAGGTCGTGGAGCTCGCCACCGGCTTCCCGCACCTGATCAAGGGCGCCTACAGCGAGAACGCCTCCACGGGCATCGACGTGTACTCGCTCAAGCAGCCGCTCGGCGTGGTCGGCGTGATCTCGCCGTTTAACTTCCCGGCGATGGTGCCGATGTGGTTCTTCGCGATCGCGATCGCCGCCGGCAACGCGGTGGTCCTCAAGCCGAGCGAGAAGGACCCGTCCGCAGCCCTGTGGATGGCGAAACTGTGGCAGGAAGCGGGCCTCCCGGATGGCGTGTTCACCGTGCTGCAGGGCGACAAGCAGGCCGTCGACGGGCTGCTGACCTCCCCCGATGTCCAGTCCATCTCGTTCGTCGGGTCGACCCCGATCGCGCAGTACATCTACGAGACGGCGTCGAAGCACGGCAAGCGGGTGCAGGCCCTCGGCGGTGCGAAGAACCACATGCTGGTGCTTCCGGATGCCGACCTCGATCTGGCGGCGGACATGGCGGTCAACGCGGGGTACGGCGCCGCCGGTGAGCGCTGCATGGCGATCTCCGTCGTCCTCGCCGTCGAGCCCGTCGCCGACGAGCTCATCGCGAAGGTGCAGGAGCGCATCGCGAAGCTGCGCATCGGCAACGGCGCGGGCGACGCGCAGGGCGAGCCGGACATGGGACCCCTCATCACCGGCGTGCACCGCGACAAGGTGTCCAGCTACGTCGACATCGCCGAGGCGGACGGCGCGACCATCGTCGTGGACGGCCGCAATTTCTCCGTCGACGGCCTCGAGGACGGGTTCTTCTTCGGTCCGACGCTGCTGGACAATGTGCCCACGACGAGCCGCGCGTACACGGAGGAGATCTTCGGCCCGGTGCTCTCGGTCGTGCGCATCGAGTCGTTCCAGGAGGGGGTGGACCTGATCAACTCCGGCCAGTTCGGCAACGGCACCGCGATCTTCACGAACGACGGCGGCGCGGCCCGCCGGTTCCAGAACGAGATCCAGGTCGGCATGATCGGCATCAACGTGCCGATCCCCGTCCCGGTCGCCTACCACTCGTTCGGCGGATGGAAGCAGTCCCTGTTCGGCGACGCGAAGGCGTACGGCGTGCACGGGTTCGACTTCTTCACCCGCGAGAAGGCCATCACCAGCCGCTGGCTCGACCCCGCCACACGCCACTACACCGAAAACCGTGGCATCAACCTCGGCTTCCCCCAGAACAACTGA
- a CDS encoding aspartate aminotransferase family protein produces the protein MSDTLTIEPDLETEARVRADDRAHVFHSWSAQALIDPLPVAAGEGSTFWDYQGNAYLDFSSQLVNLNLGHQHPDLVRAIQDQAGRLATIQPSMANDVRGELARRIAEVAPGDLNKVFFTNGGADANENAVRMARAVTGKRKVLSMYRSYHGNTTTAISLTGDPRRWANEPGDGSVAHFFGPYPYRSPFHSTTPEEEAQRALEHLEQVIVLEGASTIAAIILESIVGTNGVLVPPPGYLQGVRELCDRFGIVFIADEVMVGFGRVGEWFAVDRFGVTPDLITFAKGVNSGYVPLGGVVISDRIASHFDTVAFPGGLTYSGHPLACAAGVATFEVFERDGILERVRDLGTRVVEPRLREIAANHASVGDVRGAGLFWAIELVKSTETREPLVPFNAAGADAAPVAAVAAACKKAGVWPFTHFNRLHVAPPLVIAEDELRHGLDVIDRALEVADEYAV, from the coding sequence ATGAGCGACACCCTGACCATCGAACCCGACCTCGAGACCGAGGCACGGGTGCGGGCCGACGACCGCGCGCACGTCTTCCACTCGTGGAGCGCCCAGGCGCTCATCGACCCGCTGCCCGTCGCCGCCGGCGAGGGCTCGACCTTCTGGGACTACCAGGGCAACGCCTATCTCGACTTCTCGTCACAGCTGGTGAATCTGAACCTCGGGCACCAGCATCCCGACCTGGTCCGTGCGATCCAGGACCAGGCCGGCCGTCTCGCGACGATCCAGCCGTCGATGGCCAACGACGTGCGCGGCGAGCTCGCCCGCCGCATCGCCGAGGTCGCGCCCGGCGACCTGAACAAGGTGTTCTTCACGAACGGCGGCGCCGACGCCAACGAGAACGCCGTCCGCATGGCGCGTGCCGTGACGGGCAAGCGCAAGGTGCTGTCGATGTACCGCAGCTACCACGGCAACACGACCACCGCGATCTCGCTGACCGGCGATCCGCGGCGCTGGGCGAACGAACCGGGCGACGGCAGCGTCGCCCACTTCTTCGGTCCGTACCCCTACCGCTCGCCGTTCCATTCGACGACTCCTGAGGAAGAGGCGCAGCGCGCGCTCGAGCACCTCGAGCAGGTCATCGTCCTCGAGGGTGCCTCGACGATCGCGGCGATCATCCTCGAGTCGATCGTCGGCACGAACGGCGTGCTCGTGCCGCCGCCCGGCTATCTGCAGGGCGTCCGTGAGCTGTGCGACCGGTTCGGCATCGTCTTCATCGCCGACGAGGTCATGGTCGGCTTCGGGCGCGTCGGCGAGTGGTTCGCCGTCGACCGGTTCGGCGTCACCCCCGACCTCATCACGTTCGCAAAGGGCGTGAACTCGGGATACGTGCCGCTCGGCGGCGTCGTCATCTCGGACCGCATCGCGAGCCACTTCGACACCGTGGCGTTCCCCGGGGGCCTGACGTACTCCGGACACCCGCTGGCGTGTGCGGCCGGAGTCGCCACGTTCGAGGTGTTCGAGCGCGACGGCATCCTCGAGCGCGTCCGTGATCTCGGCACGCGGGTCGTGGAGCCTCGCCTGCGGGAGATCGCCGCGAACCATGCATCCGTCGGCGATGTGCGCGGCGCGGGGCTCTTCTGGGCGATCGAGCTCGTCAAGAGCACGGAGACGCGCGAGCCGCTCGTGCCGTTCAACGCGGCGGGTGCGGACGCGGCACCGGTCGCCGCCGTCGCCGCAGCCTGCAAGAAGGCCGGCGTGTGGCCGTTCACGCACTTCAACCGCCTGCACGTCGCCCCGCCGCTCGTCATCGCCGAGGACGAGCTGCGCCACGGACTCGACGTCATCGACCGCGCCCTCGAGGTTGCGGACGAGTACGCCGTCTGA
- a CDS encoding transferase — MGKNYVDIEKESGETLRYRKHVNGRGLIAHGAKVHPTAVVETGAYVEPGAQIAAGVHVHHGAWIESDAVIGPEADIAAHAHIGPGAAIGARAKIGVRTTVGDHAIIAMGSLIGDDEIIADREHVATDKRGLRLAA; from the coding sequence GTGGGCAAGAACTACGTCGATATCGAAAAGGAAAGCGGCGAGACGCTGCGCTACCGCAAGCACGTCAATGGCCGGGGACTCATCGCGCACGGCGCGAAGGTCCACCCGACCGCTGTCGTGGAGACGGGCGCGTATGTCGAACCCGGAGCGCAGATCGCTGCCGGGGTGCACGTCCACCACGGAGCCTGGATCGAGTCGGATGCCGTCATCGGCCCGGAGGCTGACATCGCTGCGCACGCGCACATCGGCCCCGGCGCCGCCATCGGCGCGCGCGCGAAGATCGGGGTCCGCACGACGGTGGGCGATCACGCCATCATCGCGATGGGCTCGCTCATCGGCGACGACGAGATCATCGCCGACCGCGAGCACGTCGCGACCGACAAGCGAGGTCTGCGCCTGGCCGCCTGA
- a CDS encoding DUF1304 domain-containing protein, protein MIGILALVFAALAALLHVYIFIMESVRWTTPVVWRRFGIADQQAADTVRPMAYNQGFYNLFLAIGAGLGILLFAMGGPDALVAGRTLVLFSLGSMVAAALVLTTTGLKYLRAALLQGTLPLIGFVLMLFA, encoded by the coding sequence ATGATCGGTATCCTCGCGCTCGTCTTCGCGGCGCTCGCCGCGCTCCTGCACGTCTACATCTTCATCATGGAGAGCGTGCGGTGGACGACGCCCGTCGTCTGGCGGCGGTTCGGTATCGCCGACCAGCAGGCCGCCGACACCGTGCGGCCGATGGCGTACAACCAGGGGTTCTACAACCTGTTCCTGGCCATCGGGGCAGGTCTCGGCATCCTGCTGTTCGCGATGGGCGGACCGGATGCACTGGTCGCCGGTCGCACACTCGTGCTGTTCAGCCTCGGCTCGATGGTCGCGGCGGCACTCGTGCTCACGACCACCGGACTGAAATACCTACGCGCCGCCCTGCTGCAGGGCACTCTGCCGCTGATCGGCTTCGTGCTCATGCTCTTCGCATAG
- a CDS encoding LysR substrate-binding domain-containing protein: MANGRQSGPRPGKPGGGKPGGGKPGGGKPGGGTPGPGKPGGGKPTKSKPRQPAAPQPVMPEPEPAESFTLGAVPGATPGKWIDIWNERMPRTRLDLVPVSVAEQRDALLRGEVDAALVRHPIDQDRLHVIGLYDEVAVVVVAADSHLTAADELDAADLEGEVLIVPQDDVLHLEVDGTVAPRFDPPETTADAIAAVAAGVGIVIVPMSLARLHHRKDAAYRPLRDAPSSRVSLAWVADRTTPEVEAFVGIVRGRTANSSR; this comes from the coding sequence ATGGCGAACGGCAGGCAGAGCGGCCCGCGCCCGGGCAAGCCCGGCGGAGGCAAGCCCGGCGGAGGCAAGCCCGGCGGAGGCAAGCCCGGCGGAGGGACGCCCGGCCCAGGCAAGCCGGGCGGAGGGAAGCCGACGAAGAGCAAGCCGCGGCAGCCGGCCGCGCCTCAGCCCGTCATGCCGGAACCCGAGCCGGCCGAGTCGTTCACCCTCGGGGCGGTCCCGGGCGCGACGCCCGGCAAGTGGATCGACATCTGGAACGAGCGGATGCCGCGCACCCGCCTCGACCTCGTCCCCGTGAGCGTCGCCGAGCAGCGCGACGCACTGCTGCGGGGTGAGGTCGACGCGGCGCTGGTGCGGCATCCGATCGATCAGGACCGCCTGCACGTCATCGGGCTGTATGACGAGGTCGCCGTGGTTGTCGTCGCCGCGGACTCCCACCTCACCGCCGCCGACGAGCTCGACGCCGCCGATCTCGAGGGCGAGGTGCTCATCGTGCCGCAGGACGACGTGCTGCATCTCGAGGTCGACGGCACGGTCGCGCCGCGCTTCGATCCGCCCGAGACCACGGCCGACGCGATCGCCGCCGTGGCGGCAGGGGTCGGCATCGTGATCGTCCCGATGTCGCTGGCCCGCCTGCATCACCGCAAGGATGCCGCGTACCGGCCGCTGCGCGACGCTCCGTCGTCACGCGTCTCCCTCGCATGGGTCGCCGATCGCACGACCCCCGAGGTCGAGGCGTTCGTCGGGATCGTGCGCGGCCGCACCGCGAACTCCTCCCGCTGA
- a CDS encoding CHAT domain-containing protein, with the protein MRARILGTRAVVLQRTGHPDEAEDVALAASRIVGLSDRTRAAILGQVGTLAMYNGRLVEAQQRLSAAIEGLGAGTVEAARMLLSRGMVALQMQDFDGAIADMDAAIETFAAAGLTVEQGQAQHNRAYVELLRGDLVSALQGMLAARPLAAASPVAAAICDIDRAEVLRDAGQTREAEALLAASAPIFGRHRMPQSRAETEFQLARSQLMHDPPKARKTAAASAKRFRTVGNEAWAARADAIRLRAELAAGAPALSGPVPEPRRAVDPAEAEAVASALDGFGFASEAAALRLSLDIWRSRHPQAGPSGTRVLRVPRTASLEVRLLAHEARAERAVAAGREAEVRRHVSAGLDELAEWQAAFGSLDLQTSLSAHGRNLIVAGLASAVRTRRPDVLFEWSERARHLSQQVVAIRPPRDPQLAADLAELRHLRADDPTGAWRRDPRLAALEERARERQWSATGAAGIHRRVTLESLRDALDDRTALLNFVYSGDVLTALVLTRDRARIIDLPGWNAVHRMLPGLRADLDMAASIHSGPMVEVVKRTLDDRLAAISTALLEEAVAFAGAERIVITVPGVLGGLPWAMLPALRGREFTIAASVTRWVAHTGAATARTAGFAVGPRVARGDEETDAAASVWPSARVLRGQDATVDAVADLAAEVGVLHVAAHGRHAASNPLFSGMELADGTLFGYDVDRIPRVPSIVVLSSCEVGRSSVRWGEEAVGMTRVWLHAGTHAVVATPVIVADDIACELLGAMHAGLVAGLTPSAALADASARTGLVSSFQVHGAGF; encoded by the coding sequence ATGCGTGCGCGCATCCTCGGCACTCGTGCAGTGGTGCTCCAGCGGACCGGTCACCCCGACGAGGCCGAGGACGTCGCCCTTGCGGCCTCGAGGATCGTGGGGCTCAGCGACCGGACCCGGGCGGCCATCCTCGGGCAGGTGGGAACGCTTGCGATGTACAACGGGCGGCTGGTCGAGGCTCAGCAACGGCTCAGCGCGGCGATCGAGGGCCTGGGAGCCGGAACGGTCGAGGCCGCCCGCATGCTGCTCAGCCGCGGCATGGTCGCACTCCAGATGCAGGACTTCGACGGCGCGATAGCCGACATGGACGCGGCGATCGAGACGTTCGCGGCGGCCGGGCTGACCGTCGAGCAAGGCCAGGCGCAGCACAACCGCGCGTACGTCGAGCTTCTTCGGGGCGATCTCGTGTCGGCCCTGCAGGGGATGCTCGCGGCACGGCCCTTGGCTGCCGCATCCCCCGTCGCAGCCGCCATCTGCGACATCGACCGGGCGGAGGTGCTGCGGGATGCGGGGCAGACCCGCGAAGCGGAGGCGCTGCTCGCCGCATCCGCCCCGATCTTCGGTCGCCATCGCATGCCGCAGTCGCGCGCCGAGACGGAGTTCCAGCTGGCGCGCTCGCAGCTCATGCACGACCCGCCGAAGGCCCGGAAGACGGCCGCGGCATCCGCCAAGCGATTCCGCACGGTCGGCAACGAGGCATGGGCGGCGCGGGCCGACGCCATCCGCCTCCGCGCCGAACTGGCGGCCGGCGCGCCCGCGCTGAGTGGGCCCGTGCCCGAGCCGCGGCGGGCCGTGGACCCCGCAGAGGCGGAGGCGGTGGCATCCGCCCTCGACGGGTTCGGCTTCGCGAGCGAGGCCGCCGCGCTCCGGCTGTCGCTCGACATCTGGCGGTCGCGGCATCCGCAGGCCGGCCCGAGCGGCACGCGCGTGCTGCGCGTGCCGCGCACCGCCTCGCTCGAGGTGCGCCTGCTCGCCCACGAGGCGCGGGCCGAGCGTGCGGTCGCCGCAGGTCGCGAGGCCGAGGTGCGCCGGCACGTGTCGGCGGGGCTCGACGAGCTCGCCGAGTGGCAGGCCGCGTTCGGCAGCCTCGACCTGCAGACGTCGCTGTCGGCGCACGGTCGCAACCTCATCGTCGCGGGGCTCGCATCGGCCGTGCGGACACGGCGCCCCGATGTGCTCTTCGAATGGTCCGAGCGCGCCCGACACCTCAGCCAGCAGGTGGTCGCGATCCGTCCGCCGCGGGACCCGCAGCTGGCCGCCGACCTCGCCGAGCTGCGCCACCTGCGCGCCGACGATCCGACCGGCGCGTGGCGCCGCGATCCTCGGCTTGCGGCGCTCGAGGAGCGCGCGCGGGAGCGCCAGTGGTCCGCGACGGGGGCTGCCGGCATCCATCGTCGCGTCACGCTCGAGTCCCTGCGCGACGCGCTGGACGACCGCACGGCGCTGCTCAACTTCGTCTATTCCGGCGACGTGCTCACAGCTCTCGTCCTCACGCGCGATCGCGCGAGGATCATCGATCTGCCGGGCTGGAATGCGGTGCACCGGATGCTGCCGGGGCTCCGCGCCGACCTCGACATGGCGGCCTCGATCCACTCCGGCCCCATGGTCGAGGTCGTCAAGCGCACGCTCGACGACCGGCTCGCCGCGATCTCGACGGCGCTGCTCGAGGAGGCGGTCGCGTTCGCCGGTGCCGAGCGGATCGTCATCACGGTGCCCGGCGTCCTCGGCGGGCTGCCGTGGGCGATGCTCCCCGCGCTGCGTGGGCGCGAATTCACCATCGCCGCGTCGGTGACGCGATGGGTCGCCCACACCGGCGCCGCGACGGCGCGGACGGCGGGCTTCGCGGTCGGCCCCCGCGTCGCTCGCGGGGACGAGGAGACGGATGCGGCGGCCTCCGTCTGGCCGTCCGCCCGGGTGCTCCGCGGGCAGGACGCGACGGTGGATGCGGTGGCCGACCTGGCCGCGGAGGTCGGCGTCCTGCACGTCGCGGCGCACGGGCGGCATGCCGCATCCAACCCGCTGTTCTCCGGTATGGAGCTCGCCGACGGCACGCTGTTCGGCTACGACGTGGATCGCATCCCGCGGGTGCCGTCGATCGTCGTGCTGTCGTCCTGCGAGGTCGGCCGGTCCTCCGTGCGGTGGGGCGAGGAGGCCGTCGGGATGACGCGCGTGTGGCTGCATGCGGGGACGCACGCCGTCGTCGCAACCCCCGTGATCGTCGCGGACGACATCGCCTGCGAACTGCTCGGCGCCATGCACGCGGGCCTCGTCGCGGGGCTCACGCCGTCGGCTGCGCTCGCGGATGCATCAGCGCGGACGGGCCTCGTCTCGTCGTTCCAGGTGCACGGCGCAGGTTTCTGA